One genomic region from Daphnia magna isolate NIES linkage group LG10, ASM2063170v1.1, whole genome shotgun sequence encodes:
- the LOC116932471 gene encoding uncharacterized protein LOC116932471 yields MVFGRQLRSILPAHKSSFDPRWREIMEARDRQLELDGAVKWIYDERARPLSPLLIGSRVRVQDTSTLLWDKEGVVVNVGKYRSYRVKFASGSVLWRNRRHLRPLITDNEPAPPPSGTAYKTDNDGDIGDDPAPDPDAAHQQAVPPAPSIPRRSGRIHKPNVRFTV; encoded by the coding sequence ATGgtcttcggccgtcaactccGATCCATCCTCCCTGCTCACAAATCCTCGTTCGATCCCAGATGGCGGGAGATCATGGAAGCCCGCGATCGGCAGCTGGAGCTCGACGGAGCCGTGAAATGGATATATGACGAGCGGGCTCGCCCACTATCACCACTCCTCATCGGATCCCGGGTTCGTGTTCAAGACACGTCAACTCTACTATGGGACAAGGAAGGCGTCGTCGTGAACGTGGGCAAGTATCGTTCATATCGAGTCAAATTCGCCAGCGGGAGTGTGCTATGGCGGAATCGACGACATCTGCGGCCACTGATTACTGACAATGAACCGGCCCCGCCACCATCCGGCACCGCTTACAAGACGGACAACGACGGCGACATCGGCGACGATCCAGCCCCTGATCCAGACGCGGCTCATCAACAAGCGGTTCCACCGGCACCATCCATTCCACGACGAAGCGGGCGAATCCACAAACCGAATGTACGATTTACCGTTTAA
- the LOC116932470 gene encoding uncharacterized protein K02A2.6-like, translating to MGLVEQLAGFSTDVAAAKGPLRPLLSSRNPYVWTPDQESAFVAVKAALTAPPILAHFNPELDTALQVDAPRKNGMGYALLQRHNEVWKLVDANSRWCTDTETRYAIVELELAAVEWAMRKCKLYLLGLPTFTLMIDHQALVTILDRYTLDAVENPKLQRLKERLTPFVFTTVWRKGRDHAIPDALSRAPVNDPGPEVEAANDDVQAFARTMTLRRVAAITAKSSDDDDQSEPSLDSPSVRRDMVIDSLREVAAADAAYWELIAAVESGFSARRDRTAPSVRQYWTIRQELSVDDGLVLFGKRIVIPQRSRRDILAKLHVAHQGIVRMKRRARQTIYWPGLNNDIISMVERCQACQERLPSQQREPLLRDVLPERVFEEVTADLFESGRLHVLVYTDRLSGWPVIHRWHHAPTARELIQAVTGNFVDLGVPTRFRSDGGPQFAANAFQNALRNWGVEWQNSSPYYAQSNGHAEAAVDAMKRLEHAKRKRDVPR from the exons ATGGGGCTCGTAGAGCAATTAGCTGGATTTTCCACAGACGTGGCGGCCGCCAAGGGACCATTACGGCCATTGCTAAGTTCCCGAAATCCTTATGTGTGGACACCGGACCAAGAAAGTGCCTTCGTGGCGGTCAAAGCGGCGTTAACGGCGCCGCCGATACTGGCCCACTTCAACCCGGAACTCGACACAGCGCTCCAGGTGGACGCTCCCCGAAAAAATGGGATGGGGTATGCCCTCCTGCAACGCCACAACGAAGTATGGAAGCTTGTCGACGCCAATTCGCGATGGTGCACCGACACCGAGACCAGGTACGCGATAGTGGAGCTGGAACTCGCAGCTGTGGAGTGGGCCATGCGAAAATGCAAATTATATTTGCTGGGGCTCCCAACGTTCACCCTGATGATCGACCACCAGGCGCTAGTAACAATTCTGGACCGTTACACCTTGGACGCGGTCGAAAACCCGAAATTGCAACGCCTAAAGGAGCGGCTGACGCCTTTCGTCTTCACAACCGTGTGGAGGAAGGGGCGGGATCATGCGATTCCGGACGCATTATCACGCGCTCCAGTGAACGACCCTGGACCAGAGGTTGAGGCGGCCAATGATGACGTTCAAGCATTTGCTCGGACCATGACGCTGAGGCGGGTAGCAGCCATCACCGCCAAAAGCTCGGACGACGACGATCAATCAGAACCGTCGCTCGATTCACCGTCCGTACGCAGGGACATGGTGATCGACAGCCTACGCGAGGTAGCAGCAGCCGATGCAGCGTATTGGGAACTCATAGCCGCCGTCGAATCCGGATTCTCCGCTCGTCGTGACAGGACCGCCCCATCCGTGCGGCAATACTGGACGATCCGGCAGGAATTATCTGTGGACGACGGCCTGGTGCTCTTCGGAAAGCGCATCGTCATACCCCAACGCTCCCGCCGCGACATCCTCGCGAAACTTCACGTCGCCCACCAGGGGATCGTGAGAATGAAAAGACGAGCTCGTCAAACGATCTACTGGCCCGGCCTAAACAACGATATAATATCGATGGTCGAGCGCTGCCAGGCCTGCCAAGAACGGCTCCCGTCTCAACAACGGGAGCCCCTCCTCCGCGACGTCCTACCGGAGCGCGTCTTTGAGGAAGTAACGGCGGACCTGTTTGAATCCGGCCGCCTGCACGTGCTGGTTTATACCGACCGTCTATCGGGATGGCCGGTCATCCACCGTTGGCATCACGCCCCGACTGCACGCGAATTAATTCAGGCAGTAACCGGAAATTTTGTCGACCTTGGCGTCCCCACTCGATTCAGAAGCGACGGCGGCCCACAGTTCGCAGCAAACGCTTTTCAGAACGCGCTACGGAATTGGGGCGTGGAATGGCAGAATTCGTCGCCGTACTACGCCCAAAGCAATGGCCATGCCGAGGCCGCGGTGGACGCCATGAAACGCCTG GAACACGCCAAGAGAAAACGGGATGTCCCCCGCTGA
- the LOC116932469 gene encoding homeotic protein female sterile-like, translated as MATPTAADALAAANAAANAAATTATTVGNRIDAVELQLNNIATQLQALISAAAAAGGGVGGADGGGGGDGGARGGGGAGGGGGGGGGGGLGPAGPTHPALPPARRRIDPSGLEKLNGDVQLPQLRTWRNRWNDFRQLNQLSSYPQNEQTAAFRMAVDPSMQQVVEVALNIPPTTPLTPDEILDLIADYIRAKRNIALDRVAFDECHQSTSESFEDFYIRLRRLADAADLCGTASPRGSWQQAINVCRSEEVARINEKSLSNQSAVHHVPQGQRSNLPTSSTPCGSCGRNAHRPNETCPAVGKLCYNCGGSNHFSPRCPKPRKNASSNGGGNASNGDNGTAGNAASSPGARPQGRIGRILVGSVNASRRWRRAPTVSLQILDTQGRQLTTIDDAIPDGGAEISVGGLDTLSQLGMTEGDLTSSSYDLVMADRSSPLLVVGQVVARAIYGDVTAEITIVICPEISGLLIS; from the exons ATGGCGACACCAACAGCAGCGGACGCATTGGCAGCCGCAAACGCAGCCGCAAACGCAGCTGCCACAACCGCTACAACCGTTGGCAATCGTATTGACGCCGTGGAACTTCAACTGAACAATATTGCGACCCAACTCCAGGCCCTGATCTCGGCCGCAGCAGCGGCCGGTGGTGGCGTCGGTGGAGCAGACGGCGGCGGTGGTGGCGATGGTGGCGCCAGGGGTGGTGGTGGCGCTGGTGgtggcggcggtggcggtggtGGCGGGGGTCTCGGACCAGCTGGGCCGACCCATCCCGCACTGCCTCCTGCTCGACGTCGCATCGACCCGTCGGGACTGGAAAAACTCAACGGCGACGTTCAACTTCCGCAGCTGCGGACATGGCGGAATCGGTGGAACGACTTTCGCCAACTGAACCAGCTGTCATCGTATCCCCAAAACGAACAGACAGCGGCATTCCGCATGGCAGTCGATCCTTCCATGCAACAAGTGGTCGAGGTGGCACTGAATATCCCACCTACCACACCTCTTACGCCCGACGAAATTTTAGATCTAATCGCGGACTACATCCGGGCCAAGAGAAACATTGCGCTGGATCGGGTAGCCTTCGATGAGTGCCATCAGTCGACATCCGAATCTTTCGAAGATTTTTATATCCGGCTCCGACGTCTGGCAGACGCGGCCGACCTATGTGGAACCGCATCGCCACGCGGATCATGGCAG CAAGCAATCAACGTGTGCAGGAGCGAGGAAGTGGCGAGAATTAACGAGAAATCTCTGAGCAACCAATCGGCGGTTCATCACGTCCCCCAAGGCCAGCGCAGTAATTTGCCAACATCGTCGACGCCCTGTGGATCGTGCGGCCGGAACGCCCACCGACCAAACGAGACGTGCCCAGCAGTGGGGAAATTGTGCTATAATTGTGGTGGCTCCAATCATTTTTCACCACGTTGCCCTAAACCGCGGAAAAACGCCAGTTCAAATGGCGGTGGAAACGCTTCCAATGGCGACAACGGTACGGCTGGCAACGCCGCCAGTTCTCCAGGAGCCCGACCCCAGGGCAGAATCGGCCGGATTCTCGTCGGGTCTGTAAACGCCAGCCGACGATGGCGCCGCGCCCCTACTGTCTCATTACAGATCCTGGACACCCAGGGACGGCAGCTTACGACCATCGATGACGCGATACCCGACGGCGGTGCTGAGATTTCAGTCGGTGGGTTGGACACCCTCTCGCAGCTCGGTATGACGGAGGGGGACTTAACTTCTTCATCCTACGATCTGGTCATGGCGGATCGCTCGTCTCCCCTTCTCGTCGTCGGCCAGGTGGTGGCGAGGGCCATTTACGGCGACGTCACTGCCGAAATAACAATCGTCATTTGCCCGGAAATATCCGGCCTGCTTATCTCCTAG